The following DNA comes from Hippoglossus hippoglossus isolate fHipHip1 chromosome 12, fHipHip1.pri, whole genome shotgun sequence.
ttattaaacttaCATTAATTGAGGTAATATCAAAtctccttttcatttcttttaaacataaagacaaagaaTAACGTTAACAGCATGTGTAGAGCATAGCAGGTACAATATATAACTCTATATTAATATGCATGGAGAGAAACGAGAAATAAcgaaataaatgtaaatgaaaggATAAATAACAGGATATAGAAGCAGGTGTTGGGCACAAATGTATAGAAAAGACGTTTCAAGGAAGTAAGTCTCCTTTAAAACGCGTCAGATTGCGTCACTTCCGGCATCCAGTTTCCACTACTTCCTGGTTTTGCCGACAACATGGCGGCGCCCGTAGCGATTCACCTGGAGTTTGGGTAAGTGGATTTAAAACGCTCTGTTAAAGGCTGTTGTGGCCGATGAAGCTTCTCTTCAGCTGCTGAGATGGAATGAAACATCACACGAAGCTTACAGGGATTAAGTTTGTgaggtttttataaagaaagACGTGAAatctgtggagaaaacagagcGTGAGGAGTTTGTTTATGAAGtaaccagcagagagagagagagagagagagagagagagagagagagagagagagagagagagagagagagagagagagagagagactgtctgtctgtctgtctgtctgtctgtgagagTATTTCACGAGAATTTAGACTTGAACTAGATCCTCACGTATTAGTGGCCGAATGTATATATAAAGAAGAAGTATGTGTAGTATTTTGATATATGTttgtagtagtaatagtaaATCCACTGGATTTCATGGTCTGTGATTTTGGACGAGTAATATGGAAAATGGAGTCTGTTATAACCCAGAGAGTCTTTAATCcagacaaacatacaaatcaacgaaaagagaaaacagctcGCCATTCCCAGTTAATTCACATTTTAGTATTAAATAGATCAGGACAGGTTTTCCAGGCTTTAACATTTGAAACAGTTCTTCccagaaaaaaactgtgaaagaacgaaaagagagaaaaccctGCTCTCTGTCGTTCGTTCCTCACTTTATTGATATTTCTGTACTCTGATCTACATCTGATAAAATTCACATGAGTAAACATCACAGCTATGAGCTCGTATAATTCCTACAACAAAATATCGTTGTCGTTTTTTCCAGGATACTTGCCAGAAAAAGAGATTTAGGAACTTATTGGCTTATTGAATAAATCATTATCTAATAATGAGAACCAGggataaattatttttttataccaCATACAATCCTGCAACATCTTTAGATTGTTTGTCTTGGTTAAGATGATCAAGGTTTATCTCAGTAGTGAAAGTGTAAAAtattcaagttgtttttttactctcaaCTCAACGAGACTTGAGGATGcttgtttgttcaagtgtgtttttctttggaaGATATTATACAATAATAAGCAGTGATAGATGCCTTATTGTAAACCTGCATGTGCCTCTAAAggccacagaaacacacactagtGTAATTCACCTGTTGgactctttctttttccagaggaggagcagagctgctgtttaATGGCGTGAAGGAACATCATGTGACTCTTCCAAGCCAATCAGAGCCTTGTGAGTATCACCTACCACCTATCTGTCAACCATATCATTATAATCTCAAACACACTTAATATTTAACCAGTGTTTTGAATATATCATGTAGCTGCATCAGTTCAGAAAACTCAATGATGATAATTATTCCTGATGGTTTGAAGGATTGTATTTAGAAATGTCTCTTTTctgcaaataaaatgtcttattACTACAAATCACAGACTGATGTTATGCTAAGTTCAAggtcattatttaaaaataataatcatgacAATCATCTGTCCATGAATACAAAAGTACAGATAtgtttgtaaaataagactGTATTTTCGTTCCACGGCCACATGCTGATGAACAAAATTAAAAGTACATATGGGGTTCACAGCGATTGACTCCATATCTATTCAGCAGCCTTTTCAAGTTGACTAGTATAATGtacttaaatgtattttttaaattgaattgacCCTATTTTGCCAAATTTTTTACTTAGGCCAGTGAATTATAACAATCTAGTGTTTCTCTTTCACCTTTACCTTTTCCTCTCTTACTCTTCCTCCTTCAATCGCTCTCTTCTCTAACATCtgttagctgtgtgttttccctcttAACTCATCCATTCTGCCTCTTTCACTGGTAAATGTCACCCACCAGTTACACTGATGTATGTGAAGTAAAGGGGATTAAAGGGACGCTCATTTAGCGTCTGTGAGTATTGGGGGCGACAGAGCTcaagtcattttttatttgtctccgAGATCATTTTGGCTGACTCGGCAGGCGTGTACCCATTTCTCGATTCATAAAAAAGTTTTCCACCTCACGATCcaaaatgattacattttattttgtcgAGGGGATTCAGGTTCCCTCCAACATGGGTCACTAACTCGACATGGAGGAGACGAAACCTGTCTACACTTTTATTCCCCCAAACCGAGCACAGGACCCGGGTCATTAAGAAAATGAGGAGAGGAAAattgtagtgtagtgtagtgtagtgtgtgtgtgtgtgtgtgtgtgtgtgtgtgtgtgtgtgtgtgtgtgtgtgtgtgtgtgtgtgtgtgtgtgtgtgtgtgtgtgtgtgtgtgtgtgtgtgtgtgtgtgtgtgtgtgttacaatgTGAGCGAGAGAGAACAAATGAGAAATATGTGTGTTTGGTATTTGACGAAACAAAGGGTGTTCATCCACGGCGCTGATGTTACCACGACAACCAAAAGACAAAAGTTGACCAGAAAAGGGAATGTCAGCCTTGTGACCTTGCTGCACAACCCGAcctctgtgcgtgcgtgcgtgcgtgcgtgcgtgcgcgcgcgtgtgtggaAAACCTGTGATTTTTCCACAAAGTGCACGAAGTTCATAATGTTATTGTCAGAGGAGCACGGACATTCAGACCTAACGAATCATGATACGTCTGGATGCATGATCCTGCAAATGCCCCTCTGAGCTAattttggtgtgtgtgcgtgtgtgtgtgtgtgtgtgtgcgtgtgtgtgtgtgtgcgtgcgtgcgtgcgtgcgtgcgtgcgtgcgtgcgtgcgtgtgcgtgtgtgtgtgtgtgtgtgtgtgtgtgcgtgtgtgtgtgtgtgtgtgtgtgtgtgagtgagagtagAGAGGGGGTGCAGCGAAGGCAGATATAATTGGTTCTGAATCCTTCGTATTTCTCTTTGACCCCAGCCAGTGATTGATGACCCTCGACTGAGAGACACCACCCCCactctttctcgctctctcttcccttctttATGTAACTCTCTCGTCGCTCATACATTCAACGAAACCCCCGTGGTTTAAGGATCACACAGTTTTTACCTCTTGTATCAGCAGAAAGATGGATAGCTCGCCCCCCCACACTCAACCTCACCCCCTCACATGACTGTCATAATTGCACGAAGACAGAAAAgcaaaaaggagaagaaagagagagggggaaactGCGTGCACAATAGAAAAGCGGGCCCGGTTTTGAATTGGCGGCAAAATGGCGCcttttctcccccctcccttcctccgtGTGTCCTTCTCCACCCACGCAACGCAGCTATCCCAAGATGCATTAGGAGCCTGTGACGCACTTTCCCTCTCTCATGTCCGTTTGTTCCCTCGTTTTCTTTCACCCTTCTACCTGGACCGCGAGGCGTGATCAAAAAACCCTTCaactctcctcctgtctctacTCTCACCTTCACACAGTTCATTTACAACCTTAAACCCAGATAcctgttttaataataatccttGTATAAGCCTGCGGGCGACTTAAATCCGTAGACGTGTCATCTTTTACAAGACGGCCAATGAGAAACCGGCACCTGATGACTGTCTGTTTTACAAAGATTAAATAATGAAAGTTTGAATTAATACCAACCTGTGTGCTGAGCTAAGGCAACATGTTAAGTtgcttttaatgtgtgtgtgtgtgtgggggggggggggaatcataAATGGCAAAAGATGGAGAGAgttggaggagaggaaagagggtaGGAGGAGTGCAGGTTtttacgagagagagagagcgtgtgtgtgtgtgtgtgtgtgtgtgtgtgtgtgtgtgtgtgtgtgtgtgtgtgtgtgtgtgtgtgtgtgtgtgtgtgtgtgtgtgtgtgtgtgtgtgtgtgtgtgtgtgtgtgtgtgtgtgtgtgtgtgtgttagtgtgtgtgagacggagagagagacaatttTAAAAGGAAATGGACAAGAGGATGAAAGAGGGAATAAGGGGTAATGGTGGAGAAAAATACCAACAGTCcaaggcagagggagagaaagaaaggagtcACCACAAAGAAGGAGTTATGACTGCTGGAGTGATTAGTTCTGTTTTTAGCCCCGCAGAGGTGCAGGTCAATATTCACTGCCCAgtagtgagtgtgtgagtgagtgtgttttgcAAGGGGaggtatttgtctttttttttatgtggaggCCTGGAACCGTAGAAAACCAGCACTATCATTATACTATACTGAGCTGGCCGACACTGCAATTAACCTGAACACCATGCACACAGGCTTGGAggcacgcgcgcacacacacacacacacacacacacacacacacacacacacacacacacacacacacacacacacacacacacacacacacacacacacacacacacacacacacacacacacacacacacacacacacacacacacacacacacacacacacacacacacacacacacacacacacacctaccttcTACATCGCATATCACTCACACAGTCTGTTGCCCTCATAACCACAGTGACCAGTCAGGTGCATCTCAaagtccttttctttttcactttgttaaCTGAATGTTTAAAGTATGCCTTTTAACTGGAATCCATTTTTTAGGTTTTCTGAGTTGCTTTCTGTCTTCGTGTCTTTAGAATCAATTTAGTTCGATACAATTTCAGATCCTGTAAGATCTCATAAGAAATAAGATTTAGACAAATGTAAACCTGTATTATTTGTCCAATAGagtaataaatcaaacaataaagcAAAATCTACATTTGACTCcatttaaagaataaatgttttccagGTCAGAACTGACTTGTGTTATTAACTCGTCCCTTTGATCGAGCTGAAGTCGTTGGTTCGACGCCTACCTGCTACAGCTTCGCCGCTCTCCTTCTTACACCTGGCTCGCGATGACTCACCGTCGTCCCATTACGCTCGCATCTGCTgccgctctctcgctctctctctctctctctttctctctttcctcctgctctcccgGAGTGtatttgctctttctctcttccatTTAGTTACTCTCCCCTTGTacatttctgtctcctctgttctttcaggtgtgtgtgtgtgtgtgtgtgtgcgtgtgcgtgtgtgtgtgtgtgcgcccagTTATTACGCGTCATCATGCTCAACACCAGGAAACGGTTACAAGAAAACTGTTTCTTGTCCTTATACTGCATTTACCTGGTTTGTGTGTCCAcatcataacacacacacacacacacacacacacacacactaactctcACAGGCCCAACATTAAAGATGGGATAGCTATAATATATTCATTGTCAGTTGTTTAGTGGGGATTTATCCTACAACCATGTTGCTTTTGTGGCCGTGAGTCGGTCTGAGTGAGGCTCAACCTATTGTTGAGACGAGGTCAATCTGATTGTTCACGAGGTCACACTCAGAAAATTCAAGCATCCCTGATATTCAAGTTCGGGCAAAAAAATGGAGCATTTAGCGTTTGAATTTATTAaggaaaatgtataatttatttgtttattccaTTAGTGCTGCACTGAAAATCGCTGTAAGTATGAGCCTAAAGAGATGTGTGTATAATagcatttatatgtatatattgtctacaataatatttttcttcattataacattttaaaaggtcTCGCTGTAGATATCAGCTGTTTCTCAATGTATAGACGCCACGCTTGGCCATTGACATCATTCCACCCTCCCCCATTTCCAGTGTCCTCCCCcccaaacatacacatacactcataaatatacatgcacacagacacacacacacacacacgtatatgcAGCCTCGTCCCGCCTGGTGCCTCTGTCGCGTCACATCGACCAGGGGGCTGGAACCGTGCACCTTGACCCTTAACCCCTAACCTGTGACCTCTGTTGTCTGCCTGTGTATGggctttgtttgtctgtgtgtgtgatttccaGGGGACGTGAAGCAGCTGCTGGTCTGGATCCAACGGAACCTGCTGAAGGAGCGGCCTGAACTCTTTGTCCAAGGAGaatcagtgtgagtgtgtgtcgtcggtgTGTGCACTTGACACACACTTGATCTGTGTGCAACAATACAGCCTTACAGAACATGTCATACATCACACTGATGCTGGAGCATAATCCGAACTGTCAAATAATAAAATTGCTCTCTAAGCAGAGCTTTCAGCGGCTCAgaaatttgaaaaatgaaactgaacCCGATCGTGAGTCTTTCCCAAgcatttctgtttctctgctgttaGAAACTGCTGAAAtgctgaggagaagaaaaaaaaagaagcagtgtAGCCTTCAAGTTATAGGTTTCAGTAAGATgattacctgtgtgtgtgcatgtgagcttgtgtgtttgtacgcacgtgtgtgtgtgtgtgtttggttccaGGGCTTGCAGCAGTCTTATAGGACTGGCTGACTTTTACAGCTGCCTTTGTGCAGGACTATTTATAGCACCACCTAACCAATGAATGGAGAAAAAGCTGGGCTACCTATAAAGCTTATAGAttagatgtgtgtttgtgtgtgttttttgtcgGCAGCACACACTTGTTTTAAAGCAAACCATCATAATGTTTCttcattatcttttaaaaagaTCTATGGCTGCTGTGTGCGATGAGTTTACAATCTTcaccttccccccccccccccccctgttcttttgttctctctcaacacactccttgtttgtgttgttgtgtttgtgtgcgtgctcGTGCGGCGCGTTTGTTCTCGCAGGTTCCTCTCACGTTGCCCTTGCTCATTGACGTCACAGAGCATGTTGGAGGTGCAGAGGAGCCTGTTTGAACGATATGCGAGGCAACAGTGTCTGTTTTAGGC
Coding sequences within:
- the urm1 gene encoding ubiquitin-related modifier 1; this encodes MAAPVAIHLEFGGGAELLFNGVKEHHVTLPSQSEPWDVKQLLVWIQRNLLKERPELFVQGESVRPGILVLINDADWELMGELDYQLQDQDNVVFISTLHGG